The following coding sequences are from one Humulus lupulus chromosome X, drHumLupu1.1, whole genome shotgun sequence window:
- the LOC133806621 gene encoding uncharacterized protein LOC133806621, whose product MNKQEDFELAPIDPEIERTFRKRRKAQKANSRGTMAEHVDEEGDGQQVTNPIVLADDRARAIREYAAPMFNELNPGIVRPEIQAAQFELKPVMFQMLQTVGQFSGMPTEDPHLHLRSFLEVSDSFKLQGVSEEALRLKLFPFSLRDRARSWLNTLPPDSVTNWNDLAEKFLRKYFPPTKNAKFRSEIMSFQQLEDESTSDAWERFKELLRKCPHHGIPHCIQMETFYNGLNAASRMVLDASANGAILSKSYNEAFEILERIASNNYQWSNTRAPTSRKVAGVLEVDAVTALTAQMASMTNILKNLSLGNNIQPAAAIQSGDISCVYCGDGHMFENCPSNPATVCYVGNQNFNRNSGPYSNSYNPAWRQHPNLSWGGQGASSSNAPALGKQAYPPSFSQQPRISQPQHPQNSQSNSLESLMRDYMAKNDAVIQSQAASLRNLEMQLGQLANELKNRPQGSLPSDTENPRRDGKEHCKAINLRSGKILENSEEKIKGSGEPTSIQTEGESSKKPAKEVTETGLVDTTSGQQYVPVKSIPKPPLPFPQRFRK is encoded by the coding sequence ATGAACAAACAAGAAGACTTTgaacttgctcctattgaccccgagatCGAACGCACTTTCAGAAAAAGGAGGAAGGCTCAAAAGGCTAACAGCCGAGGCACTATGGCTGAGCATGTTGATGAAGAGGGGGATGGCCAGCAAGTTACTAATCCCATTGTTTTGGCGGATGACAGAGCTAGAGCAATACGGGAATACGCTGCCCCTATGTTTAATGAGCTAAATCCAGGCATTGTGAGGCCAGAAATACAAGCAGCTCAATTCGAGCTCAAGCCAGTGATGTTTCAAATGCTCCAAACCGTGGGGCAGTTCAGCGGGATGCCAACGGAGGATCCTCATCTCCACCTCCGTTCATtcttggaggtgagcgattcctTTAAGCTTCAAGGAGTGAGTGAAGAAGCATTAAGGTTGAAGCTATTTCCATTCTCGTTAAGagaccgagctagatcatggctcaacaCTTTGCCTCCTGATTCCGTCACAAATTGGAATGATCTTGCTGAAAAGTTTCTGCGCAAATATTTCCCTCCcaccaaaaatgcaaaatttcgaAGTGAAATCATGTCATTCCAGCAGCTTGAAGATGAATCAACCAGTGATGCATGGGAGAGATTTAAGGAGCTTTTGCGGAAGTGTCCACACCACGGCATCCCGCACTGTATACAGATGGAGACCTTCTATAATGGCCTCAATGcagcttctagaatggtgttaGATGCCTCGGCCAATGGTGCTATCTTGTCCAAGTCTTATAATGAAGCTTTCGAAATTCTGGAAAGGATAGCCAGTAATAATTATCAATGGTCCAACACAAGAGCTCCAACAAGTAGAAAAGTGGCAGGGGTTCTTGAAGTAGATGCAGTAACAGCTTTGACAGCCCAAATGGCCTCCATGACTAATATTCTGAAAAATCTGAGTTTGGGGAACAACATTCAGCCAGCTGCTGCTATTCAAAGTGGAGACATTTCCTGTGtatattgtggagatgggcacatgtttgaaaattgcccttctaaccCAGCAACAGTTTGTTATGTGGGAAACCAGAATTTTAACCGAAACAGTGGCCCATACTCAAATTCGTATAACCCAGCTTGGAGGCAGCATCCGAATCTATcttgggggggtcaaggagcaagtTCCAGCAACGCACCAGCACTAGGAAAGCAAGCTTATCCACCAAGTTTTTCTCAGCAGCCAAGGATTTCGCAACCACAGCACCCTCAAAACTCTCAATCCAATtctttggagagtttaatgagggattatatggccaagaatgatgcAGTGATACAGAGTCAGGCAGCATCTCTTCGAAACCTTGAAATGCAGCTGGGGCAATTGGCCAATGAATTAAAAAATAGGCCTCAAGGTTCTTTGCCTAGTGACACGGAGAATCCAAGGAGGGATGGGAAGGAACATTGCAAGGCTATCAATCTAAGGAGTGGAAAAATTCTGGAAAATTCTGAGGAGAAAATAAAGGGCAGTggggagcccacttcaatccaaactgAAGGAGAATCTAGTAAAAAACCAGCAAAAGAAGTTACTGAAACTGGCTTAGTTGATACAACATCGGGTCAGCAATATGTTCCAGTAAAGTCTATACCAAAACCGCCCCTACCATTTCCTCAGCGATTTCGCAAATAG
- the LOC133806619 gene encoding uncharacterized protein LOC133806619, with protein MPNYVKFLKDILTKKRRLGEFETVALTEGCSAMLKSKIPPKLKDPGSFTIPCSIGGRDVGRALCDLGASINLMPMSIFKKLGIGEARPTTVTLQLADRSMAHPEGKIEDVLVQVDKFIFPADFIILDYEADREVPIILGRPFLATGRTLIDVQKGELTMRVND; from the coding sequence ATGCCAAACTACGTCAAatttttaaaagatattttgacgAAAAAGAGAAGGTTGGGGGAGTTCGAAACTGTTGCTCTTACAGAGGGTTGCAGCGCTATGTTGAAGAGTAAAATTCCTCCAAAATTGAAGGACCCTGGCAGTTTTACGATCCCTTGTTCTATTGGGGGACGGGATGTTGGAAGGGCGTTGTGTGATTTGGGCGCCAGTATTAATCTTATGCCGATGTCGATTTTTAAGAAGCTTGGTATTGGTGAAGCGAGGCCTACAACTGTTACATTGCAGCTGGCGGATAGATCTATGGCCCATCCTGAAGGGAAAATTGAGGATGTTTTAGTGCAGGTTGACAAATTTATTTTCCCAGCCGACTTTATTATCTTGGATTATGAAGCTGACAGAGAAGTGCCAATTATATTGGGGCGGCCGTTCCTTGCTACAGGGCGTACTTTAATTGATGTGCAGAAAGGGGAACTCACTATGAGAGTTAATGATTAG